From Streptomyces sp. SCSIO 75703:
CGGACACCAGCGGGGCGACGAGGGAGGCCACGGCCCAGGACAGGGTGTACATGCCCTGGTAGCGGCCCCGCCCGTGCACCGGCGAGAGCCGGACGACCAGCCCAGTCTGCGTCGGGGCGTTGACGATCTCCGCCAGCGTCCACACGCAGACGGTGAGCGCGAACACGCCGACCGACCCGGCGAACGCGGTGAGCCCGAACCCGTACCCGGCCAGCAGGGCGGAGACGACGAGCAGCCGACGGGGATCGCGGTGCTCGATGAACCGGGTGACCGGGATCTGCAGGACGACGATCAGCACGCCGTTGACGGCGATGGCCATGCCGTAGTCCGCGGGGGTGAACCCGGCCGCGCCCATGGCGACCGGCAGCCCGACCGAACCCTGCTGGAAGATCACGGCGATGAGGAAGGACAGGCCCACCACGCTCATGTAACGGCCGTCGCGCAGCACGGTCCCGAGCGAGACCGGCGCCTGCGCCGCGGCGGAGGCCGGGCCGTCCTCGCGCACCGGACGCGACTCGGGCAGCTTGACGAAGACCAGGATCGCGCAGGCCAGCGTCATCCCGGCCTCCAGCAGGAACCCGGCGAGGTAGCTGACCTCGGCGATGAAACCGGCCGCCATGGAGGACACGGCGAAGCCGAGGTTGATCGCCCAGTAGTTGAGGGAGAAGGCCCGGACGCGGTCCTCGGGCCGCACGATGTCCGCCATCATCGCCTGCACGGCGGGCCGGGAGGCGTTGCTCGCCATGCCGACGAGGAAGGCGACGGACGCGATGGCGACCGGGTCCTGCACGAAGCCGAGCAGCGCGACCGACAGCGCGGTGCCGCTCTGCGCGACGAGCAGCGTGGGCCGCCGGCCGAGCCGGTCGGTCATCACGCCGGCGCCCAGCGACGAGACGACGCCGCCGAGCCCGTGCAGGGCGACGACGAGGCCCGCGTAGGAGGCGGAGTAGCCGCGTTCGAGGGTCAGGTAGAGCGCCATGAAGGTGGCGACGAAGGCGCCGAGCCGGTTGACCAGGGTGCTCGTCCACAGCCACCAGAACGCGCGGGGGAGCCCGGAAACGGACTCGCGTGCGGCGCGTCGCAGACCGGCGACTGACATGGCGGACCCCCGTGGCGTGCGAAACGGCGTGTAAGCGGCTGATGCGGTGATCAGACCTTACGGACGCCGTCCCTCCGGAGGCCAGTCGTTTAGCAACACCCGTCAAACGTCGACGGCCCCGGCGTCCGCCCCTCGGGCGCGGCGCGCGGGCGCCGGGGCGGGTCGATTACGCTCGGGAGCATGGCCGACGCACCGTACAAGCTGATCCTCCTCCGCCACGGCGAGAGCGAGTGGAACGAGAAGAACCTGTTCACCGGCTGGGTGGACGTCAACCTCACCCCGAAGGGCGAGAAGGAGGCGACGCGCGGCGGTGAGCTGCTCAAGGACGCCGGCCTGCTGCCCGACGTGGTCCACACCTCCGTCCAGAAGCGTGCGATCCGCACCGCCCAGCTCGCGCTGGAGAGCGCCGACCGCCTCTGGATCCCCGTCCACCGGAGCTGGCGCCTGAACGAGCGTCACTACGGCGCCCTCCAGGGCAAGGACAAGGCGCAGACCCTCGCGGAGTTC
This genomic window contains:
- a CDS encoding MFS transporter; the encoded protein is MSVAGLRRAARESVSGLPRAFWWLWTSTLVNRLGAFVATFMALYLTLERGYSASYAGLVVALHGLGGVVSSLGAGVMTDRLGRRPTLLVAQSGTALSVALLGFVQDPVAIASVAFLVGMASNASRPAVQAMMADIVRPEDRVRAFSLNYWAINLGFAVSSMAAGFIAEVSYLAGFLLEAGMTLACAILVFVKLPESRPVREDGPASAAAQAPVSLGTVLRDGRYMSVVGLSFLIAVIFQQGSVGLPVAMGAAGFTPADYGMAIAVNGVLIVVLQIPVTRFIEHRDPRRLLVVSALLAGYGFGLTAFAGSVGVFALTVCVWTLAEIVNAPTQTGLVVRLSPVHGRGRYQGMYTLSWAVASLVAPLVSGFVIDRHGAEWLWGLCALVGTVAAAGYALLMRRLPEEGSAGAAGPAAPTGKGTPGADAGGEGTADRAEGVGTT